From the Pseudodesulfovibrio indicus genome, the window GGCAGTGGACGAGGCCCTGGCCCTGCTCGAAACATGGCTCGACACCCCGGAGCGCGAGTTCTGCCCCCACGGCAGGCCCGTGGTCCTGCGCTGGAGCCCCAACGATCTCGAAAAATTGTTCAAGAGAAAATAATGATCGACTACAACAAGCTGCGCGTTCGCATCCACCTCGACAACCTGCGCCACAACTACCGTCTCTTCACCGACCTCCACGACCGGGTCATCCCGGTCATCAAGTCCGACGCCTACGGCCACGGCCTGGTGGAGGTCGGCCGCGCCCTGGAGGCGGAGGGCGCGGACACCTTTGCCGTGGGGTTCGTCCACGAGGCGGCCAAGCTGCGCCGGTCAGGCTGCGCCAAGCGGATCATGGCCCTGCTCGGCCCGGTGGACGACGCGGACGTCCAGGCCCTCTGGGACCACGACATCCTGACCCCCATTTCCCATCGCGCCCAGCTTGAGCGCGTGGCCGAGGCCGCCGAGAAGAACGGTCCCCTGGCCATCGGCTTGAAGTTCGACACCGGCATGCGGCGGCTCGGTTTCCTGCCCGAGGAGGTGGACGAGGTCGCGGCCCTGCTGAAGGGGACCCGGCTGACCCCGGTCATGGCCACCTCCCACCTGGCCTCGGCGGACGTGCCGGGCAGGGAAGGGGAGGTCGCGTTGCAGGCCAAACGGTTCCAGGCCTGCCTGGACGGGCTGGCCCGCGCCGGGTTCGAGGTCGAGGCCAACCTGGCCAACTCCGCCGGGGGCATGGCCTTCGAGCACTGCCGGTTGGACTCCATGCGGCTCGGCATCGCGCTCTACGGCTGCGATCCCCTGGAGGGCAACGGCCCGGGCCTTGGCAAATTGCTCAAGCCCGCCATGGAGGTCTCCACCCCGGTCATGCAGGTCCATCCGCTGAAGAAGGGCGAGTCCATCAGCTACGGCTGGACCTTCACCGCCGAGCGCGAGTCCATGGTGGCCATCGTGGGCGTGGGCTACGCCGACAACTACAGCCGCTCCCTGTCCAACGCGGGCGAGATGGTCATCCACGGCCGCCGCGCGCCGATCCGGGGGAGGGTGTGCATGCAGATGACCGCGGTTGACGTAACCGACATCATAGGCGAAGGGATTGAGGTCCGGCCGGGCGACGAAGCCTGGCTCCTGGGCGGTCCGGGCGCGAACCCGATCACCCCCGAGGACCTGGCCGGGTGGTGGGGGACCATCACCTACGAGGCGTTCTGCCTGCTGGGGCAGAACCCGCGCGAATTTTTGTGATCTTGAACCGAACCTGAACGAACAACGCGAGGCCGCCCGAAGGCGGCCGGGGAGCATGGAAATGCCTGCAGTACAAGACGACGAATGGGTCGTGGCCGAGAGCTACCCCGTCAAGGAAATGGAAACCAACGGCGTGACCCCGGACTGGGTCGCGGGCAAGTGGTACGACGTGGCCGAGGACATGGCCCTGATCCCGGAGAACAACGTGCGGCTCATCATCGAGAACGGCGTCTGCCGGGTGGAGGTCTCCACCTACCTCATGGAGTGCGTTCGCGGCTTCTAGCCGTCAGCGCGTCCGGGAGCGAAGGCCCGGTCCCCGATGCGGGGGCCGGGCTTTTCTGTGGGAAGTGGGGCGCGAGCGACAAATTCGTGGTTTTTTCGGGCGGTCCTGGCCCGGCCCGAACGGGGCTCGCACCCCCCTGTTTTTCTAACCTGCCGCCAGGCCGGAACTTCTTTTCCGAACGCCTGAATTTCCGTCTTTTTGTTGCCCCGTTTGTCACATAACTGTAACAAATGGAAACATTACAATTCAGTTACGATTGTGTTACACAGCGCACGCGTTCGGCGAAAGAGGTACTTGATCAGGTTGATCAACAATGTAACCGCTGAACGCGCCATCAAGGACGAGGCAATGAAACTGCGCTCTTTTCAGATGCGGATCCTGTTGTGGACCTGGGGGTTGCTCCTCATGGCCATGGCCGTGATCTTCTTCTACTCCACGAGCATCGTGGGCGACGAATTGGTCACCGAAGCCGAGATCAGGACCAGGCACCAGATCGAGGCCATCGAATGGCTCATCCGGGATCACCCGCTGTTCGAGTCCGAAAAGGACTTCGCGGAGTGGCTGGACGCCCTTGCCTTCAAGCTCAATTCACGGATCACCTACATCGTCGACGGCCGCGTGGTGGCCGATTCCGAAGTGCCCTTCGCCGATCTCGGCACTTTGGACGACCACAGCCATCGGCCCGAGGTCGTGGCCGCTCTCAAGGACGGATGGGGGGTCAACTCCCGCCATTCCGACACTCTGGAGAAGGAGATGCTCTACGTGGCCCGGCAGTTCCCGGGGGTGCCCGCCGTGGATGAGGGCGTGCTGCGCATGGCCGTGCCGTTCTCCCACGTCAGCGCGCGGCTCAACCTGCTGCGGTCCAACCTGATCTGGATTTTCCTCTCGACCTTCGGCGCGGCGGTGCTCCTGAGCATGTTCATGTCGCGCAACATGGGCCGCGAGATCCGGGCGTTCTCCGAGCTGGCCCGGTCCATCGGCGAGGGCGACTACTCGAAGAGGCTGCGCGTCCTGCCCGGCGGCGAGTTCAAGCCCCTGGCCCACGCGGTCAACGCCATGGCTCAGTCCATCGAGCGCAACATCGAGCTGATCAAGGACCAGAAGGGACAGCTCCAGGCCGTGTTCGGCGGCATGCGCGAGGGCGTCCTGACCCTGGATTCCAACGGGCGCATCGAGTCCTTCAACACCGCTCTCGACGACATGTTCAACATCCCGGAGACGGCCGTGGGGCGTTCGCCCATCGAGGTCATCCGGCGGTACGAGATACAGGACCTGGTGGACCGGGTCCTTGCCGACCCCTCGGAGCAGGCGCGTTCCATCCAGATCGACATCATGGACACGCGCACCGTGGAGGTCTCGGCGGAGCGGTTCCTGGACCAGAACGGCGTGCGCAAGATCATCCTGGTCTTCTACGACATCACCGAAATGAAGCGCAGCGAGAAGAGCCTCAAGGACTTCGTGGCCAACGCCTCGCACCAGTTGCGCACCCCCCTGACCTCCATCAAGGGATACACCGAGACCCTGCTCGACATGCCCCCGGCGGACCCCGCCGACGGGCGGCGGTTCCTGGAGACCGTGCTCAAGAACGCGGACCACATGGACAAGGTCATCTCGTCCATGCTGGCCCTGGCCAAGTCCGAGCAGGCGGGCAAGCGGCTCCGGCTCGGCCCGCTGTCCGGGCGCGAGCATCTGTCGCGGGCCATCGACGACCTGGCCGTGTGGGCCGGGGAGCGGTCCGTGACCTTCCGCACCCGGACCCCGGAAGACGAAATGTACGTCATGGGCGAGACCGACGGGCTGCTGCACGTCTTCCACAATCTGCTGAACAACGCCGTGAAATACTCGCCCCACGGCGGGGTGATCACGGTCAGCGCAGAGGACGACGGCGAGTCCATCGTCTTTTGCGTGGAAGACCAGGGGCCGGGCATATCAAGGGAACATTCCACCAAGGTGTTCGAACGGTTCTACCGGGTGGACGAGAATACTATAGACGGCTCCGGCAGCGCCGGGCTCGGCCTGGCCATCTGCCGCCGCATCGTCAAGAACTTCGGCGGCGAGATTTGGCACGACGGGTACGGCGAGGATGTTCGGGGGGCGCGGTTCTGCTTCCGCCTGAACAAGCCTGCGGAGAAGACGCCGTAGGCAATCTCTAACCAATTCCCTCGGAAGAGGGGCGTTACGATGGATATCTACGATCTGTTCCTATACATGTCCGTGGGGGCCGGGTTCCTCATGGCGTTCAACCTGGGAGCCAACGACGTGGCCAACTCCATGGCCTCGGCCGTGGGCGCCCGG encodes:
- the alr gene encoding alanine racemase; its protein translation is MIDYNKLRVRIHLDNLRHNYRLFTDLHDRVIPVIKSDAYGHGLVEVGRALEAEGADTFAVGFVHEAAKLRRSGCAKRIMALLGPVDDADVQALWDHDILTPISHRAQLERVAEAAEKNGPLAIGLKFDTGMRRLGFLPEEVDEVAALLKGTRLTPVMATSHLASADVPGREGEVALQAKRFQACLDGLARAGFEVEANLANSAGGMAFEHCRLDSMRLGIALYGCDPLEGNGPGLGKLLKPAMEVSTPVMQVHPLKKGESISYGWTFTAERESMVAIVGVGYADNYSRSLSNAGEMVIHGRRAPIRGRVCMQMTAVDVTDIIGEGIEVRPGDEAWLLGGPGANPITPEDLAGWWGTITYEAFCLLGQNPREFL
- a CDS encoding sensor histidine kinase; this encodes MRILLWTWGLLLMAMAVIFFYSTSIVGDELVTEAEIRTRHQIEAIEWLIRDHPLFESEKDFAEWLDALAFKLNSRITYIVDGRVVADSEVPFADLGTLDDHSHRPEVVAALKDGWGVNSRHSDTLEKEMLYVARQFPGVPAVDEGVLRMAVPFSHVSARLNLLRSNLIWIFLSTFGAAVLLSMFMSRNMGREIRAFSELARSIGEGDYSKRLRVLPGGEFKPLAHAVNAMAQSIERNIELIKDQKGQLQAVFGGMREGVLTLDSNGRIESFNTALDDMFNIPETAVGRSPIEVIRRYEIQDLVDRVLADPSEQARSIQIDIMDTRTVEVSAERFLDQNGVRKIILVFYDITEMKRSEKSLKDFVANASHQLRTPLTSIKGYTETLLDMPPADPADGRRFLETVLKNADHMDKVISSMLALAKSEQAGKRLRLGPLSGREHLSRAIDDLAVWAGERSVTFRTRTPEDEMYVMGETDGLLHVFHNLLNNAVKYSPHGGVITVSAEDDGESIVFCVEDQGPGISREHSTKVFERFYRVDENTIDGSGSAGLGLAICRRIVKNFGGEIWHDGYGEDVRGARFCFRLNKPAEKTP